The following proteins are encoded in a genomic region of uncultured Fretibacterium sp.:
- a CDS encoding GDP-mannose 4,6-dehydratase yields the protein MSVLICGGAGYIGSHNVRALLDRGERVVVLDNLWTGHRAALPGSVPFYEGDVRDAALLVADRTRAKKVLGWTPRVTKMEDIVATAWNWHRSHPDGYGD from the coding sequence ATGTCCGTTCTGATCTGCGGCGGGGCCGGCTACATCGGCTCCCATAACGTGCGGGCCCTGCTGGACCGGGGCGAGAGAGTGGTGGTGCTGGACAACCTCTGGACCGGACACCGGGCGGCGCTGCCGGGGTCCGTGCCCTTCTACGAGGGCGACGTCCGCGACGCGGCGCTGCTGGTGGCCGACAGAACGAGGGCGAAGAAGGTCCTGGGCTGGACCCCGCGCGTCACCAAGATGGAGGATATCGTCGCGACGGCGTGGAACTGGCACCGCAGCCATCCGGATGGGTACGGGGACTGA
- a CDS encoding galactose ABC transporter substrate-binding protein, whose translation MKMKGRGWPFSAAELLVFCAFCAFCVFCAAGTAMAADILAGACIYRFDDTFMKGVRRSMVLEMKKLGGELEVVDSQNQQSVQDGQVSALINKGVKVLIVNPVDRTMAASAVEKARAVGLPIVFINREPSAEVLESYDKVWYVGAHAEDSGRLSGELIVDYFKSHPEADRNRDGKIQYVMLRGEEGHQDTILRTEFSVRAMKDGGFEVEELGSATASWDRAQGAERMKGFITSVGLERIEAVLANNDNMALGAINALRAEGYNVGDAARYIPVVGVDAIALALEAMGKGTLLGTVLNDARNLGAAAVRVAFAAAQGRAINKETVGYEVTDGKYIWIPYMKVTAKNYKRFM comes from the coding sequence ATGAAAATGAAGGGGAGAGGTTGGCCGTTTTCGGCGGCGGAGCTGCTCGTTTTTTGTGCGTTTTGTGCGTTTTGTGTGTTTTGCGCGGCGGGCACGGCCATGGCGGCGGACATACTGGCCGGTGCCTGCATCTACAGGTTCGACGACACCTTCATGAAGGGCGTGCGCAGGAGCATGGTCTTGGAGATGAAGAAGCTGGGGGGCGAGCTGGAGGTCGTGGACTCGCAGAACCAGCAGTCGGTCCAGGACGGCCAGGTGAGCGCCTTAATCAACAAGGGCGTCAAGGTGCTGATCGTCAACCCCGTGGACCGCACGATGGCTGCGTCAGCTGTGGAGAAGGCCAGGGCTGTGGGCCTGCCGATCGTCTTCATCAATCGCGAACCGAGCGCGGAGGTCCTGGAGTCCTACGATAAGGTCTGGTACGTGGGCGCCCACGCCGAGGATTCCGGAAGGCTGTCGGGCGAGCTGATCGTGGACTATTTCAAGAGTCACCCCGAGGCGGACAGGAACAGGGACGGCAAGATTCAGTACGTCATGCTGCGCGGCGAGGAGGGGCACCAGGACACCATACTGCGCACGGAGTTCTCCGTCAGGGCGATGAAGGACGGTGGGTTCGAGGTCGAGGAGCTGGGCAGTGCCACGGCCAGCTGGGACAGGGCCCAGGGCGCAGAGAGGATGAAGGGGTTTATCACCTCCGTGGGGCTGGAGAGGATCGAGGCCGTATTGGCGAACAACGACAACATGGCCCTGGGCGCCATCAACGCGCTGAGGGCCGAGGGCTATAACGTGGGTGACGCCGCGAGGTACATCCCCGTGGTGGGCGTGGACGCCATAGCGCTGGCGCTGGAGGCCATGGGCAAGGGCACCCTGCTGGGCACGGTGCTGAACGACGCCCGAAACCTTGGGGCCGCCGCGGTCCGGGTCGCCTTCGCGGCCGCGCAGGGCCGGGCCATCAACAAGGAGACCGTCGGTTATGAGGTGACCGACGGCAAGTACATCTGGATCCCCTATATGAAGGTCACGGCCAAGAACTACAAAAGGTTCATGTAG
- a CDS encoding glycerate kinase: protein MMRSLRQDALKIVHEAIQRVLPESAVKEALADEAFSARRGKGRVVVAAIGKAAWRMARAAADFLGPDLSGGAVVTKYGHSMGPIDGLEIFEAGHPFPDGNTLRGTEALLRKVRGLGPDDTVLFLVSGGGSALFERPMDGVTLDDLVVVTDQLLACGADIVEINRIRKRLSSVKGGRFAQMAAPAHVYSVVLSDVLGDRLDSIASGPAWPDASTAEEALATVRKYGISLRPGLEELLRLETPKSLGNVTAVVTGSVGALCSAAEDTARGLGYAPLVLTTTLDCEARGAGAFLAALAREVRASGRPVEAPCALILGGETVVRLTESTGRGRGGRNQELALSAARGIAGLDGTVVVSVGSDGTDGPTDAAGGIVDGGTAGLLRGRGIDIERVLADNDSYTALSAADSLVVTGPTGTNVNDLALALCGA from the coding sequence ATGATGCGGTCCCTGCGTCAGGACGCACTGAAGATCGTTCACGAGGCTATCCAAAGGGTGTTGCCGGAAAGTGCTGTGAAGGAGGCGCTGGCGGACGAGGCGTTCTCCGCGCGCCGGGGGAAGGGCAGGGTCGTCGTCGCCGCGATCGGCAAGGCCGCGTGGCGCATGGCGAGGGCCGCGGCGGACTTCCTGGGGCCGGACCTCTCGGGTGGGGCGGTCGTCACGAAGTATGGACACTCGATGGGCCCAATCGATGGGCTGGAGATCTTCGAGGCTGGACACCCCTTTCCGGACGGGAACACCCTGAGGGGGACGGAGGCGCTCCTGCGGAAGGTCCGGGGTCTTGGCCCCGACGATACCGTGCTCTTCCTCGTCTCTGGGGGCGGCTCGGCGCTCTTCGAGCGCCCGATGGACGGGGTGACGCTGGACGACCTCGTCGTCGTAACGGATCAGCTCCTGGCCTGCGGGGCCGACATCGTGGAGATCAACCGAATCCGCAAGCGCCTCTCCTCGGTCAAGGGCGGGCGTTTCGCGCAGATGGCCGCGCCCGCGCATGTCTACTCTGTGGTGCTCTCCGACGTGCTGGGCGACCGGCTGGACAGCATCGCGTCCGGCCCGGCCTGGCCGGACGCCTCCACAGCGGAGGAGGCCCTGGCGACCGTACGGAAGTACGGCATCTCGCTTCGGCCCGGCTTGGAGGAGCTCCTGAGGCTGGAGACCCCGAAGAGCCTCGGCAACGTCACGGCCGTGGTTACGGGGAGCGTGGGCGCGCTTTGCTCTGCCGCGGAGGATACGGCCCGAGGCTTGGGCTACGCGCCGCTCGTGCTGACCACGACCTTGGACTGTGAGGCGCGCGGGGCGGGAGCGTTCCTGGCCGCGCTGGCGCGCGAGGTGCGGGCCTCGGGACGCCCTGTTGAGGCTCCCTGCGCGCTGATCCTGGGCGGGGAGACGGTGGTCCGCCTCACCGAAAGCACTGGAAGGGGCAGGGGGGGCCGCAATCAGGAGCTGGCGCTGTCGGCCGCGCGGGGCATTGCGGGGTTGGACGGTACGGTCGTCGTCTCCGTCGGCTCGGACGGCACGGACGGGCCAACCGACGCGGCCGGCGGGATTGTGGACGGGGGCACGGCGGGGTTGCTGCGGGGGCGCGGGATCGACATCGAGAGGGTCCTGGCGGACAACGATTCGTACACGGCGTTGTCGGCCGCGGACTCCCTCGTGGTCACGGGACCGACGGGGACGAACGTCAACGACCTGGCGCTGGCGCTCTGCGGCGCCTGA
- a CDS encoding sensor domain-containing diguanylate cyclase produces the protein MRAGTSLGSLRVREGEPAKEVSAILRNDSIKERDPSELDEVLSYFHELAFQADPRSPLPVALEGDDRALALRDVLLQVRTMLSRLHEGDLEGTIDAGGFFGVLLDMLRMDLKHIMELMGRMAEGGVPPRTEPSGGLTEAFDQTAEKFSQMASRLKADEERWRIALQCSRDGVFEIFPGAWERTFCSPSMAGMQHLSLKDLPPMKRWVKYIHPEDVKARHILKDVLDGTYIKGSYDVVFRLLCADGVYRWRQSRGQIFRDAKGRITRAIGILRDIHSRKEREDDFKYRATHDVLTGLPSRSLFHQHLLQMMASAKRTGKSVLVVMADLDHFKDVNDTLGHHAGDLLLQEFAARLRSSIRTSDIAARVGGDEFALLLTCDPEPHKYAAAIQRIRASLEAPVCLEKTCYQIHASMGIAVYPQDGDELLVLLKRADNALYQAKNSGRNTYCFFTPTQHQSS, from the coding sequence ATGCGAGCCGGAACATCCCTCGGCTCCCTCCGTGTTCGGGAGGGCGAACCGGCGAAGGAGGTAAGCGCCATACTCAGGAACGACTCCATCAAAGAGCGGGATCCCTCGGAACTTGACGAAGTCCTCAGCTATTTTCACGAACTGGCGTTCCAGGCCGACCCCAGGAGCCCCCTCCCAGTCGCTCTGGAGGGGGACGACAGGGCGCTTGCCCTCAGGGACGTCCTGCTCCAAGTTCGCACCATGCTCTCGAGGCTGCACGAGGGCGACCTCGAGGGCACGATCGACGCCGGGGGATTCTTCGGCGTGCTGCTCGATATGCTCCGTATGGACCTGAAACATATAATGGAGCTGATGGGCCGCATGGCGGAAGGGGGCGTTCCCCCGCGCACGGAGCCCTCGGGTGGGCTTACGGAGGCGTTCGACCAAACGGCGGAGAAGTTCTCCCAAATGGCCTCGCGGCTGAAGGCCGATGAGGAGCGGTGGCGCATCGCCCTCCAATGCAGCAGGGATGGGGTGTTCGAGATTTTTCCGGGCGCGTGGGAGAGGACCTTCTGCTCCCCCAGCATGGCCGGGATGCAGCACCTTTCCCTGAAGGATCTGCCCCCCATGAAACGCTGGGTCAAGTACATCCATCCCGAGGACGTCAAGGCCCGGCATATCCTGAAGGACGTTCTGGATGGAACCTACATCAAGGGTTCTTATGATGTCGTCTTCCGCCTGCTCTGCGCGGATGGCGTCTACCGCTGGAGACAGAGCCGCGGACAGATTTTCCGGGACGCGAAGGGAAGGATCACCCGCGCCATAGGCATCCTCAGGGATATTCACAGCCGCAAGGAGCGGGAGGATGATTTCAAGTACCGCGCCACCCACGACGTCCTGACCGGGCTTCCCAGCAGGTCGCTTTTCCACCAACACCTCCTCCAGATGATGGCCAGCGCCAAGCGCACGGGCAAGTCCGTCCTGGTCGTCATGGCGGACCTGGATCACTTCAAGGACGTCAACGACACCCTGGGACATCACGCGGGGGACCTGCTGCTCCAGGAGTTCGCCGCCCGCCTCCGCTCGAGCATTCGCACCAGTGACATCGCCGCCCGCGTGGGCGGGGACGAGTTCGCGCTGCTCCTGACCTGCGACCCTGAGCCCCACAAATATGCCGCCGCCATCCAGAGGATACGGGCCTCCCTGGAGGCCCCCGTCTGTCTCGAGAAGACGTGCTACCAGATACACGCCAGCATGGGCATCGCCGTTTATCCTCAGGATGGGGACGAGCTCCTGGTCCTGCTGAAGCGTGCCGACAACGCCCTGTACCAGGCGAAGAACTCGGGACGAAACACCTATTGCTTCTTCACGCCCACACAACATCAGTCCTCCTGA
- a CDS encoding FCD domain-containing protein, translated as MNLKPITEGRNEERRGREKLISIITESIRSGELADSEGRLPSERELAERLGVTRPLLREALIILDYLGVIEARGKLGTFLRSVGDTGFLLTNIQASAAIPSRALAQAYETRVFIEVPAAGLAAKRRSSNDLKRIEECLTNMEEQYRLGSYEVCGKTRWNTIFHSLIIRAARNDLFNRIFDGIYHVIEEATAAIRTKLTQAYVAEGWLDRSMRQNREIFEALAASRRRDAERAMYLHLMDCNTVLLKLHGIPTDGSDEIMEYYDKFLADNDFQPSV; from the coding sequence ATGAACTTGAAGCCGATTACGGAAGGCCGGAACGAGGAACGCCGCGGCAGAGAAAAACTGATTTCGATCATCACCGAATCCATCCGCTCCGGGGAGCTCGCCGACTCGGAGGGAAGGCTGCCCAGCGAACGAGAGCTTGCCGAGCGGCTTGGGGTGACGCGGCCGCTTCTGCGCGAGGCGCTGATCATTCTGGACTACCTTGGGGTCATCGAGGCTCGGGGCAAGCTCGGCACTTTTCTCCGAAGCGTCGGCGACACGGGCTTTCTGCTGACCAACATTCAGGCCTCGGCCGCCATTCCCTCCCGCGCTCTGGCCCAGGCCTACGAGACGCGCGTGTTCATCGAGGTGCCCGCCGCGGGGCTTGCGGCAAAACGCCGTTCCTCGAACGACCTCAAACGAATCGAGGAGTGCCTGACGAACATGGAGGAGCAATACCGGCTGGGCTCCTACGAGGTCTGCGGCAAGACCCGCTGGAACACGATCTTTCATTCCCTGATCATCCGCGCCGCTCGCAACGACCTCTTCAATCGCATCTTCGACGGCATCTATCACGTGATCGAGGAGGCTACCGCCGCGATCAGGACGAAGCTGACGCAGGCCTACGTGGCCGAGGGATGGCTGGACCGCTCCATGAGGCAGAACCGGGAGATCTTCGAGGCCCTCGCCGCCTCCCGCCGGAGGGACGCCGAGAGGGCTATGTACCTCCACCTCATGGACTGCAACACGGTGCTCCTTAAGCTTCATGGCATTCCGACCGATGGGAGCGATGAGATTATGGAATATTACGATAAATTTTTAGCCGACAACGACTTCCAACCCTCTGTCTAG
- a CDS encoding sodium:solute symporter family protein — MHSLTTVHITAASITLLAITFLGLRAGKSVRNASDFSDGGRSASALLVTGAILGTLIGGSSTIGTAQLACRWGLSAWWFTLGASLGCVALFFLVDPLRNSRCLTIQQMIASRYGVLSGIVTSILTTLGIVLNIVAQILAANALFFVLFGLPPEASAALTVVIMASYMAGGVKGAGLLGIVKMVLIYAGCLAGGAVAFHGLDWGAFESLFPAERYLNLFARGIGPDLGAGLSVMLGVVSTQTYIQAILSAKNSREARKGALLGALLIPPVGILSILVGYFMMARYPTIDPAQAFPLFVVNCLPPAFGGVILAALLIAVVGTGAGMALGFGTIVTNDLYLKFINPKADSRRLLWVNRMTILASLIVSALFVLWNRGSAILRWGFLSMGLRAVVLLVPMLFTFFTKERVGGGYVILSSSLGLAAMLAAERMSLPVDGLFLGTAASFFVMYLGWRFSRDGSARDYKEE; from the coding sequence ATGCATTCTCTGACGACGGTACACATCACAGCAGCCTCCATTACGCTTCTGGCCATCACGTTCCTGGGGCTGAGGGCCGGAAAAAGCGTGCGGAACGCCTCGGACTTCAGCGACGGAGGACGCAGTGCGTCGGCCCTGCTGGTAACGGGGGCGATTCTGGGAACGCTCATCGGGGGGTCCTCGACGATCGGTACGGCGCAGCTGGCCTGCCGATGGGGGCTTTCCGCCTGGTGGTTCACCCTGGGGGCCTCCCTGGGCTGTGTGGCCCTCTTCTTCCTGGTCGACCCGCTCCGCAACAGCCGCTGCCTGACCATTCAGCAGATGATCGCCTCGAGGTACGGCGTCCTGTCGGGCATCGTCACCTCCATCCTGACGACGCTCGGCATCGTCCTCAATATCGTGGCGCAGATCCTGGCTGCCAACGCTCTGTTCTTCGTTCTGTTCGGGCTGCCCCCCGAGGCTTCCGCAGCCCTTACCGTCGTCATCATGGCGAGCTATATGGCGGGCGGCGTGAAGGGGGCCGGCCTCCTCGGCATCGTCAAGATGGTCCTCATCTACGCCGGATGCCTGGCCGGAGGAGCCGTGGCCTTTCACGGACTGGACTGGGGGGCCTTCGAGAGCCTGTTCCCGGCGGAGCGCTATCTGAACCTCTTCGCCAGAGGGATCGGCCCGGACCTGGGAGCCGGCCTCTCCGTGATGCTGGGCGTGGTGTCCACACAGACCTACATCCAGGCCATACTGTCGGCCAAAAACTCCAGGGAGGCCAGGAAGGGAGCCCTGCTTGGAGCGTTGCTCATCCCACCCGTCGGTATTCTGAGCATCCTGGTCGGCTACTTCATGATGGCGCGTTACCCCACGATCGACCCGGCCCAGGCCTTTCCACTGTTTGTCGTGAACTGCCTGCCCCCCGCATTCGGAGGGGTCATCCTCGCGGCGCTGCTGATCGCCGTCGTAGGGACCGGGGCGGGCATGGCCCTCGGTTTCGGTACCATCGTCACCAACGATCTCTATCTGAAGTTCATCAATCCCAAGGCCGACAGCCGCCGCCTCCTTTGGGTCAACAGGATGACGATCCTGGCGTCTTTGATCGTCTCAGCCCTCTTCGTCCTCTGGAACCGCGGAAGCGCCATCCTGCGCTGGGGGTTCCTCTCCATGGGGCTTCGGGCCGTCGTGCTCCTGGTCCCCATGCTCTTCACGTTTTTCACGAAGGAGAGGGTCGGCGGGGGGTACGTCATCCTGTCCAGTTCCCTTGGATTGGCGGCGATGTTGGCCGCGGAACGGATGAGCCTCCCCGTGGACGGGTTGTTCCTGGGGACGGCGGCCAGTTTCTTCGTCATGTATCTGGGCTGGCGGTTCTCCCGGGACGGAAGTGCTCGAGATTATAAGGAGGAATGA